In one Acipenser ruthenus chromosome 10, fAciRut3.2 maternal haplotype, whole genome shotgun sequence genomic region, the following are encoded:
- the nemp2 gene encoding nuclear envelope integral membrane protein 2 isoform X1: MKALSASKKYMQILGVCLFLFVQTAWSNTFKECIEVIDNLEISQYQEHCFCYSLNTTVGWKDIWSTFQVNVQSQDDVHIVFPVEDNNCKEPETFIHFIQCVLRFYWPFPKASNEPSLTIAHTDEEVCFGIKSTKPSVKYSVHVTRKKHDLYRLSLFVIGILLLFSARRLCRNTVFYYTVGISLGILSIFILTLFVLRRFTPKKKTFLFMLSGCSYLSYMAVQQVVNHWDEIRTDYWRYAVGYLLFSGFLSFAVCYKHGPITNKQSLNLLTWTLQIIALLLMYLGITYPPAAYAVISILVASKALAFSGVLICRIIRGIFQILKKSFKAKELEIRLLSEEEYRKQGDTETRASLQELRENCLSPEFPAWEAVSRLRSPKRLAEFIRGGSHVTDEEILEHDKQYCLGGTYFEDWIFSSRDEEQGDQDWPNPLQSQEDVDEEDLEYYQATEQRSLAPVDLELF; the protein is encoded by the exons ATGAAGGCGCTCTCCGCTTCAAAAAAGTATATGCAGATTTTAGGAGTTTGTTTATTCTTGTTTGTACAGACGGCGTGGAGTAACACATTTAA AGAATGTATTGAAGTGATAGACAATCTGGAAATAAGTCAATACCAGGAGCActgtttttgctacagtttaAATACGACAGTAGGATGGAAGGACATCTGGTCAACATTCCAG GTGAATGTGCAAAGCCAGGACGATGTCCACATTGTTTTTCCTGTGGAAGATAACAATTGTAAAGAGCCAGAgacattcatacattttattcaatGTGTTTTAAGATTTTATTGGCCGTTTCCAAAAGCATCAAATGAACCAAGCTTAACTATTGCACATACTGATGAGGAAGTCTGCTTTGGAATAAAATCAACCAAGCCCTCTGTTAAGTACTCAGTGCATGTAACCAGAAAAA aGCATGATCTGTATCGTCTTTCCCTGTTTGTGATCGGAATATTGCTGCTCTTTTCTGCACGCAGATTATGCAG gaacactgtgttttattacactgtagGTATTTCTCTGGGCATTCTCTCCATATTCATTCTTACTTTGTTTGTACTTAGAAGGTTCACACCAAAG AAAAAGACGTTTTTGTTTATGCTCAGTGGATGTTCTTATCTATCCTACATGGCGGTCCAGCAGGTAGTGAATCACTGGGATGAAATAAGGACAGATTACTGGAGATACGCAGTTG GTTACCTGTTATTTTCTGGATTTCTCAGCTTTGCTGTCTGCTATAAGCATGGaccaataacaaataaacaaagcttAAACCTCCTGACCTGGACACTGCAGATCATCGCCCTGCTCTTAATGTACCTCGGGATTACATATCCTCCTGCTGCATATGCAGTCATCAGCATCTTAGTCGCTTCAAAAGCCCTGGCATTTTCAGGGGTTTTGATTTGCAG AATAATAAGAGGAATATTTCAAATCCTGAAAAAAAGCTTTAAAGCAAAGGAACTAGAAATCAGACTGCTTAGTGAAGAAGAATACAGAAAACAGGGTGACACTGAGACCAGAGCATCCTTGCAGGAGCTGCGTGAAAACTGTTTGAGTCCAGAATTCCCTGCATGGGAAGCAGTGTCAAGACTCCGCTCTCCTAAAAG GTTGGCTGAATTTATACGAGGGGGTTCCCATGTGACTGATGAAGAGATCCTTGAGCATGACAAACAGTACTGTTTGGGCGGCACCTACTTTGAAGACTGGATCTTTTCCTCTAGAGACGAGGAGCAGGGTGATCAAGACTGGCCAAACCCACTACAATCCCAAGAGGATGTTGATGAGGAAGACCTGGAGTACTACCAAGCCACTGAACAGCGCAGTTTAGCACCAGTTGATTTAGAGTTATTCTAA
- the nemp2 gene encoding nuclear envelope integral membrane protein 2 isoform X2, with amino-acid sequence MKALSASKKYMQILGVCLFLFVQTAWSNTFKECIEVIDNLEISQYQEHCFCYSLNTTVGWKDIWSTFQVNVQSQDDVHIVFPVEDNNCKEPETFIHFIQCVLRFYWPFPKASNEPSLTIAHTDEEVCFGIKSTKPSVKYSVHVTRKKHDLYRLSLFVIGILLLFSARRLCRNTVFYYTVGISLGILSIFILTLFVLRRFTPKQVVNHWDEIRTDYWRYAVGYLLFSGFLSFAVCYKHGPITNKQSLNLLTWTLQIIALLLMYLGITYPPAAYAVISILVASKALAFSGVLICRIIRGIFQILKKSFKAKELEIRLLSEEEYRKQGDTETRASLQELRENCLSPEFPAWEAVSRLRSPKRLAEFIRGGSHVTDEEILEHDKQYCLGGTYFEDWIFSSRDEEQGDQDWPNPLQSQEDVDEEDLEYYQATEQRSLAPVDLELF; translated from the exons ATGAAGGCGCTCTCCGCTTCAAAAAAGTATATGCAGATTTTAGGAGTTTGTTTATTCTTGTTTGTACAGACGGCGTGGAGTAACACATTTAA AGAATGTATTGAAGTGATAGACAATCTGGAAATAAGTCAATACCAGGAGCActgtttttgctacagtttaAATACGACAGTAGGATGGAAGGACATCTGGTCAACATTCCAG GTGAATGTGCAAAGCCAGGACGATGTCCACATTGTTTTTCCTGTGGAAGATAACAATTGTAAAGAGCCAGAgacattcatacattttattcaatGTGTTTTAAGATTTTATTGGCCGTTTCCAAAAGCATCAAATGAACCAAGCTTAACTATTGCACATACTGATGAGGAAGTCTGCTTTGGAATAAAATCAACCAAGCCCTCTGTTAAGTACTCAGTGCATGTAACCAGAAAAA aGCATGATCTGTATCGTCTTTCCCTGTTTGTGATCGGAATATTGCTGCTCTTTTCTGCACGCAGATTATGCAG gaacactgtgttttattacactgtagGTATTTCTCTGGGCATTCTCTCCATATTCATTCTTACTTTGTTTGTACTTAGAAGGTTCACACCAAAG CAGGTAGTGAATCACTGGGATGAAATAAGGACAGATTACTGGAGATACGCAGTTG GTTACCTGTTATTTTCTGGATTTCTCAGCTTTGCTGTCTGCTATAAGCATGGaccaataacaaataaacaaagcttAAACCTCCTGACCTGGACACTGCAGATCATCGCCCTGCTCTTAATGTACCTCGGGATTACATATCCTCCTGCTGCATATGCAGTCATCAGCATCTTAGTCGCTTCAAAAGCCCTGGCATTTTCAGGGGTTTTGATTTGCAG AATAATAAGAGGAATATTTCAAATCCTGAAAAAAAGCTTTAAAGCAAAGGAACTAGAAATCAGACTGCTTAGTGAAGAAGAATACAGAAAACAGGGTGACACTGAGACCAGAGCATCCTTGCAGGAGCTGCGTGAAAACTGTTTGAGTCCAGAATTCCCTGCATGGGAAGCAGTGTCAAGACTCCGCTCTCCTAAAAG GTTGGCTGAATTTATACGAGGGGGTTCCCATGTGACTGATGAAGAGATCCTTGAGCATGACAAACAGTACTGTTTGGGCGGCACCTACTTTGAAGACTGGATCTTTTCCTCTAGAGACGAGGAGCAGGGTGATCAAGACTGGCCAAACCCACTACAATCCCAAGAGGATGTTGATGAGGAAGACCTGGAGTACTACCAAGCCACTGAACAGCGCAGTTTAGCACCAGTTGATTTAGAGTTATTCTAA
- the nemp2 gene encoding nuclear envelope integral membrane protein 2 isoform X3, with the protein MKALSASKKYMQILGVCLFLFVQTAWSNTFKECIEVIDNLEISQYQEHCFCYSLNTTVGWKDIWSTFQVNVQSQDDVHIVFPVEDNNCKEPETFIHFIQCVLRFYWPFPKASNEPSLTIAHTDEEVCFGIKSTKPSVKYSVHVTRKKHDLYRLSLFVIGILLLFSARRLCRNTVFYYTVGISLGILSIFILTLFVLRRFTPKVVNHWDEIRTDYWRYAVGYLLFSGFLSFAVCYKHGPITNKQSLNLLTWTLQIIALLLMYLGITYPPAAYAVISILVASKALAFSGVLICRIIRGIFQILKKSFKAKELEIRLLSEEEYRKQGDTETRASLQELRENCLSPEFPAWEAVSRLRSPKRLAEFIRGGSHVTDEEILEHDKQYCLGGTYFEDWIFSSRDEEQGDQDWPNPLQSQEDVDEEDLEYYQATEQRSLAPVDLELF; encoded by the exons ATGAAGGCGCTCTCCGCTTCAAAAAAGTATATGCAGATTTTAGGAGTTTGTTTATTCTTGTTTGTACAGACGGCGTGGAGTAACACATTTAA AGAATGTATTGAAGTGATAGACAATCTGGAAATAAGTCAATACCAGGAGCActgtttttgctacagtttaAATACGACAGTAGGATGGAAGGACATCTGGTCAACATTCCAG GTGAATGTGCAAAGCCAGGACGATGTCCACATTGTTTTTCCTGTGGAAGATAACAATTGTAAAGAGCCAGAgacattcatacattttattcaatGTGTTTTAAGATTTTATTGGCCGTTTCCAAAAGCATCAAATGAACCAAGCTTAACTATTGCACATACTGATGAGGAAGTCTGCTTTGGAATAAAATCAACCAAGCCCTCTGTTAAGTACTCAGTGCATGTAACCAGAAAAA aGCATGATCTGTATCGTCTTTCCCTGTTTGTGATCGGAATATTGCTGCTCTTTTCTGCACGCAGATTATGCAG gaacactgtgttttattacactgtagGTATTTCTCTGGGCATTCTCTCCATATTCATTCTTACTTTGTTTGTACTTAGAAGGTTCACACCAAAG GTAGTGAATCACTGGGATGAAATAAGGACAGATTACTGGAGATACGCAGTTG GTTACCTGTTATTTTCTGGATTTCTCAGCTTTGCTGTCTGCTATAAGCATGGaccaataacaaataaacaaagcttAAACCTCCTGACCTGGACACTGCAGATCATCGCCCTGCTCTTAATGTACCTCGGGATTACATATCCTCCTGCTGCATATGCAGTCATCAGCATCTTAGTCGCTTCAAAAGCCCTGGCATTTTCAGGGGTTTTGATTTGCAG AATAATAAGAGGAATATTTCAAATCCTGAAAAAAAGCTTTAAAGCAAAGGAACTAGAAATCAGACTGCTTAGTGAAGAAGAATACAGAAAACAGGGTGACACTGAGACCAGAGCATCCTTGCAGGAGCTGCGTGAAAACTGTTTGAGTCCAGAATTCCCTGCATGGGAAGCAGTGTCAAGACTCCGCTCTCCTAAAAG GTTGGCTGAATTTATACGAGGGGGTTCCCATGTGACTGATGAAGAGATCCTTGAGCATGACAAACAGTACTGTTTGGGCGGCACCTACTTTGAAGACTGGATCTTTTCCTCTAGAGACGAGGAGCAGGGTGATCAAGACTGGCCAAACCCACTACAATCCCAAGAGGATGTTGATGAGGAAGACCTGGAGTACTACCAAGCCACTGAACAGCGCAGTTTAGCACCAGTTGATTTAGAGTTATTCTAA
- the LOC117411400 gene encoding major facilitator superfamily domain-containing protein 6-like isoform X1: MASDDRVAILSEDEEEQKRKYVLAEPFNTLSLEQVTEPPTVPHPLETPASATDDFDWLERRCIQIDNDLLISKVFYFFFYSAYGSLHPLLPVYYKQLGILPSQSGLLVGIRYFIEFCSAPFWGVVADRFKKGKIVLLFSVLCWILFNCGIGFVRPAAMTCVNLHPSNSTTTTTTAPKVTSNSFSLMPPNGSVTNHRQRRDLYAKGLLSTVGFPLPSFNTEPVLSLRSGLNMTANSTTQKPTPAKTTTSTTIKTTTKSPNQYIITTDSDQVETIFLLILLVIIIGEFFSAPAVTIVDTITLQYLGKHRDRYGLQRMWGSLGWGLAMLAVGIGIDHTHITVFIVGTGCDLPDYKDYRIAFIVFGVLMTFALIVATQFRFDSSHLMQEDEKREEIEIPQVVRNAPEETGVRAGPYTSPQASGEQFDYRYLLKLLCSVKYGSVLFVAWFMGFGYGFVFTFLYWHLEDLKGTTTLFGVCSVLSHISELAAYFFSHKLIELIGHIRVLYIGLACNTARYLYISYLENAWIVLPVEVLQGVTHASVWAACISYLSAAVPSALRTSAQGILQGLHLGLGRGCGAMVGGVFVNYFGAAKTFRGIGMASLVILLLFALIQWLSVKNEDDAEDKMLAENIPVPSSPVPIATIDLVQNQSEVVLPRVEPKLPLKKSKHQEEQEDLNKPAWVISPSPWVTISFAIYQMKEMMKMSKRNLASEHQPLQETELSSSTSHAQRKTSPAAAKSEDPASTAQEGTNNSL, from the exons ATGGCGAGCGATGACAGAGTTGCTATTTTGTCAGAAGACGAAGAAGAGCAAAAAAGGAAGTATGTTCTGGCAGAGCCTTTTAACACTCTGTCCTTGGAACAAGTCACTGAGCCCCCAACTGTCCCACACCCTTTAGAAACCCCTGCATCTGCCACTGATGATTTTGACTGGCTAGAAAGGCGGTGCATACAAATTGACAATGATCTCCTGATATCAAAGGTCTTTTACTTTTTCTTCTATTCTGCATATGGATCCTTGCACCCCCTCCTGCCTGTGTATTATAAACAATTGGGTATTTTGCCAAGTCAGAGCGGGCTGCTAGTGGGCATCCGTTACTTCATTGAATTCTGCAGCGCTCCATTTTGGGGCGTGGTGGCCGACCGTTTTAAGAAAGGGAAAATTGTCCTTCTGTTTTCCGTTCTGTGCTGGATTCTGTTTAACTGTGGAATCGGCTTTGTAAGGCCTGCTGCCATGACGTGTGTGAATCTACACCCTTCTAACTCTACAACAACTACAACTACAGCCCCCAAGGTAACATCCAATTCCTTCTCTCTCATGCCTCCAAATGGTTCTGTTACCAATCATCGACAGAGGAGGGACTTGTATGCAAAAGGACTGCTGTCCACAGTTGGTTTTCCATTACCTTCTTTTAACACAGAGCCTGTTTTATCTCTCAGAAGTGGTCTTAACATGACTGCTAATTCAACTACCCAGAAACCAACCCCAGCCAAAACCACCACAAGCACTACCATTAAAACCACCACAAAATCACCAAACCAATATATCATCACTACTGACAGTGATCAAGTGGAGACCATCTTTCTGCTCATCCTACTAGTTATTATAATAGGAGAGTTTTTCAGCGCGCCGGCTGTTACCATCGTGGACACTATCACCTTGCAGTATCTAGGCAAGCACAGGGACCGCTATGGACTGCAGAGAATGTGGGGCTCTTTAGGGTGGGGGTTGGCTATGCTGGCTGTTGGCATCGGAATTgaccacacacacattacagtcTTTATTGTAGGCACAGGCTGTGATTTGCCAGATTACAAAGACTACCGCATTGCTTTCATTGTGTTTGGGGTCCTTATGACGTTTGCTCTCATCGTGGCCACCCAGTTCCGCTTTGACTCGAGCCATTTGATGCAGGAGGATGAAAAAAGGGAAGAAATAGAAATCCCCCAGGTGGTTCGCAATGCCCCCGAGGAAACGGGTGTAAGAGCTGGTCCTTATACTAGTCCACAGGCTAGCGGAGAACAGTTCGACTACAGATACCtgctcaaactgctgtgcagtgttaAGTACGGCAGTGTCCTCTTTGTGGCCTGGTTTATGGGCTTCGGCTATGGGTTTGTGTTCACCTTCCTATACTGGCACTTGGAGGACCTGAAAGGGACCACCACTCTGTTTGGAGTCTGCTCTGTCTTGAGTCATATTTCAGAGCTAGCCGCTTACTTCTTCAGTCATAAGCTGATCGAGTTAATCGGACACATCAG ggttttgtATATTGGATTAGCCTGCAATACAGCTCGCTATCTGTACATATCGTACCTGGAAAATGCTTGGATTGTTCTCCCAGTAGAAGTTcttcaag GAGTCACCCATGCCTCGGTGTGGGCTGCTTGCATTTCCTATCTGAGTGCTGCAGTGCCTTCAGCACTGAGGACGTCTGCCCAGGGAATCCTGCAGGGCCTTCATCtggggctggggaggggctgcGGGGCCATGGTGGGGGGAGTCTTTGTGAATTACTTTG GTGCGGCTAAAACATTCAGAGGAATCGGAATGGCCTCTCTTGTGATTcttttattatttgcacttattcAGTGGTTGTCTGTGAAAAATGAAGATGATG CAGAAGATAAGATGCTGGCAGAAAACATACCGGTTCCATCCAGCCCGGTTCCCATAGCAACCATtgaccttgtacaaaaccaatCTGAAGTGGTTCTGCCCCGAGTGGAGCCCAAACTGCCTCTGAAGAAAAGCAAACAccaggaggagcaggaggacctGAATAAACCAGCATGGGTGATCTCTCCATCTCCATGGGTTACCATTTCTTTTGCCATCTATCAAATGAAAGAGATGATGAAGATGTCGAAACGCAATCTAGCTTCTGAGCACCAACCTCTACAG GAAACTGAACTGTCTTCATCAACTTCTCATGCTCAAAGAAAGACTTCACCAGCGGCAGCAAAGAGTGAAGACCCAGCAAGCACAGCTCAGGAAGGCACAAACAACTCACTGTAG
- the LOC117411400 gene encoding major facilitator superfamily domain-containing protein 6-like isoform X2, with amino-acid sequence MASDDRVAILSEDEEEQKRKYVLAEPFNTLSLEQVTEPPTVPHPLETPASATDDFDWLERRCIQIDNDLLISKVFYFFFYSAYGSLHPLLPVYYKQLGILPSQSGLLVGIRYFIEFCSAPFWGVVADRFKKGKIVLLFSVLCWILFNCGIGFVRPAAMTCVNLHPSNSTTTTTTAPKVTSNSFSLMPPNGSVTNHRQRRDLYAKGLLSTVGFPLPSFNTEPVLSLRSGLNMTANSTTQKPTPAKTTTSTTIKTTTKSPNQYIITTDSDQVETIFLLILLVIIIGEFFSAPAVTIVDTITLQYLGKHRDRYGLQRMWGSLGWGLAMLAVGIGIDHTHITVFIVGTGCDLPDYKDYRIAFIVFGVLMTFALIVATQFRFDSSHLMQEDEKREEIEIPQVVRNAPEETGVRAGPYTSPQASGEQFDYRYLLKLLCSVKYGSVLFVAWFMGFGYGFVFTFLYWHLEDLKGTTTLFGVCSVLSHISELAAYFFSHKLIELIGHIRVLYIGLACNTARYLYISYLENAWIVLPVEVLQGVTHASVWAACISYLSAAVPSALRTSAQGILQGLHLGLGRGCGAMVGGVFVNYFGAAKTFRGIGMASLVILLLFALIQWLSVKNEDDEDKMLAENIPVPSSPVPIATIDLVQNQSEVVLPRVEPKLPLKKSKHQEEQEDLNKPAWVISPSPWVTISFAIYQMKEMMKMSKRNLASEHQPLQETELSSSTSHAQRKTSPAAAKSEDPASTAQEGTNNSL; translated from the exons ATGGCGAGCGATGACAGAGTTGCTATTTTGTCAGAAGACGAAGAAGAGCAAAAAAGGAAGTATGTTCTGGCAGAGCCTTTTAACACTCTGTCCTTGGAACAAGTCACTGAGCCCCCAACTGTCCCACACCCTTTAGAAACCCCTGCATCTGCCACTGATGATTTTGACTGGCTAGAAAGGCGGTGCATACAAATTGACAATGATCTCCTGATATCAAAGGTCTTTTACTTTTTCTTCTATTCTGCATATGGATCCTTGCACCCCCTCCTGCCTGTGTATTATAAACAATTGGGTATTTTGCCAAGTCAGAGCGGGCTGCTAGTGGGCATCCGTTACTTCATTGAATTCTGCAGCGCTCCATTTTGGGGCGTGGTGGCCGACCGTTTTAAGAAAGGGAAAATTGTCCTTCTGTTTTCCGTTCTGTGCTGGATTCTGTTTAACTGTGGAATCGGCTTTGTAAGGCCTGCTGCCATGACGTGTGTGAATCTACACCCTTCTAACTCTACAACAACTACAACTACAGCCCCCAAGGTAACATCCAATTCCTTCTCTCTCATGCCTCCAAATGGTTCTGTTACCAATCATCGACAGAGGAGGGACTTGTATGCAAAAGGACTGCTGTCCACAGTTGGTTTTCCATTACCTTCTTTTAACACAGAGCCTGTTTTATCTCTCAGAAGTGGTCTTAACATGACTGCTAATTCAACTACCCAGAAACCAACCCCAGCCAAAACCACCACAAGCACTACCATTAAAACCACCACAAAATCACCAAACCAATATATCATCACTACTGACAGTGATCAAGTGGAGACCATCTTTCTGCTCATCCTACTAGTTATTATAATAGGAGAGTTTTTCAGCGCGCCGGCTGTTACCATCGTGGACACTATCACCTTGCAGTATCTAGGCAAGCACAGGGACCGCTATGGACTGCAGAGAATGTGGGGCTCTTTAGGGTGGGGGTTGGCTATGCTGGCTGTTGGCATCGGAATTgaccacacacacattacagtcTTTATTGTAGGCACAGGCTGTGATTTGCCAGATTACAAAGACTACCGCATTGCTTTCATTGTGTTTGGGGTCCTTATGACGTTTGCTCTCATCGTGGCCACCCAGTTCCGCTTTGACTCGAGCCATTTGATGCAGGAGGATGAAAAAAGGGAAGAAATAGAAATCCCCCAGGTGGTTCGCAATGCCCCCGAGGAAACGGGTGTAAGAGCTGGTCCTTATACTAGTCCACAGGCTAGCGGAGAACAGTTCGACTACAGATACCtgctcaaactgctgtgcagtgttaAGTACGGCAGTGTCCTCTTTGTGGCCTGGTTTATGGGCTTCGGCTATGGGTTTGTGTTCACCTTCCTATACTGGCACTTGGAGGACCTGAAAGGGACCACCACTCTGTTTGGAGTCTGCTCTGTCTTGAGTCATATTTCAGAGCTAGCCGCTTACTTCTTCAGTCATAAGCTGATCGAGTTAATCGGACACATCAG ggttttgtATATTGGATTAGCCTGCAATACAGCTCGCTATCTGTACATATCGTACCTGGAAAATGCTTGGATTGTTCTCCCAGTAGAAGTTcttcaag GAGTCACCCATGCCTCGGTGTGGGCTGCTTGCATTTCCTATCTGAGTGCTGCAGTGCCTTCAGCACTGAGGACGTCTGCCCAGGGAATCCTGCAGGGCCTTCATCtggggctggggaggggctgcGGGGCCATGGTGGGGGGAGTCTTTGTGAATTACTTTG GTGCGGCTAAAACATTCAGAGGAATCGGAATGGCCTCTCTTGTGATTcttttattatttgcacttattcAGTGGTTGTCTGTGAAAAATGAAGATGATG AAGATAAGATGCTGGCAGAAAACATACCGGTTCCATCCAGCCCGGTTCCCATAGCAACCATtgaccttgtacaaaaccaatCTGAAGTGGTTCTGCCCCGAGTGGAGCCCAAACTGCCTCTGAAGAAAAGCAAACAccaggaggagcaggaggacctGAATAAACCAGCATGGGTGATCTCTCCATCTCCATGGGTTACCATTTCTTTTGCCATCTATCAAATGAAAGAGATGATGAAGATGTCGAAACGCAATCTAGCTTCTGAGCACCAACCTCTACAG GAAACTGAACTGTCTTCATCAACTTCTCATGCTCAAAGAAAGACTTCACCAGCGGCAGCAAAGAGTGAAGACCCAGCAAGCACAGCTCAGGAAGGCACAAACAACTCACTGTAG